One segment of Pyrococcus sp. ST04 DNA contains the following:
- a CDS encoding FAD-dependent oxidoreductase: MKFCTCGERDKTKPFKIAIIGAGPAGLSAACNLACRGFEVHVYDKMPEPGGMVAFGIPEWRIPIRSVREGVKEIEELGVIFHMRTKVVYDSPKELGDEWAERFVSLEKLMNEFDAILIATGAWRPKILKIPGYDLEGVRDALSTLFRIKLVRIGYLPKSEMPSFEGQRVIIVGAGYTAVDMTKEAMMLGAREVVIAYRRSLEHSYAKAEIKKLIKEGAKLVEYVTPEKIIGDERVREVEFARTKIVNGSVVKTEERVTLPADSLIFAIGQIPTNPIREITCANEEILRDSGIFFAGDVISPRNIGTAILEGRRVARAIEEWLMTHAPRRLLPPTLAGRLIAEVIEGKC, from the coding sequence ATGAAGTTCTGCACATGTGGTGAGAGGGATAAAACCAAGCCGTTTAAGATCGCGATCATTGGGGCAGGGCCCGCTGGCCTTTCGGCAGCGTGTAACCTAGCCTGTAGGGGGTTTGAAGTTCATGTTTACGACAAAATGCCAGAACCAGGGGGCATGGTTGCGTTTGGGATTCCAGAGTGGAGGATACCAATAAGGAGTGTTAGGGAAGGAGTAAAGGAGATAGAAGAGCTGGGAGTCATATTCCACATGAGAACTAAGGTGGTGTACGACTCTCCAAAGGAGCTGGGGGATGAATGGGCTGAGAGGTTTGTTTCCCTTGAGAAGCTGATGAATGAGTTTGATGCGATCCTAATTGCAACGGGCGCATGGAGGCCAAAGATCTTGAAGATCCCTGGGTATGACTTGGAGGGGGTTAGAGATGCTCTAAGCACCTTGTTCAGGATAAAGCTTGTGAGAATCGGATATCTTCCAAAAAGTGAAATGCCTTCCTTTGAGGGCCAGAGAGTTATAATTGTTGGGGCAGGATATACTGCGGTTGATATGACTAAGGAAGCGATGATGCTCGGTGCCAGGGAAGTTGTGATAGCCTACAGACGTTCCCTTGAACATAGCTATGCAAAGGCTGAAATAAAGAAGCTTATAAAGGAGGGGGCTAAGCTTGTAGAGTATGTGACACCCGAGAAAATAATTGGAGACGAGAGAGTCAGGGAAGTGGAGTTTGCTAGGACTAAGATAGTCAATGGTAGCGTTGTGAAAACTGAGGAGAGAGTAACTCTCCCTGCAGATTCGCTGATATTTGCAATAGGGCAAATACCGACGAACCCCATTAGGGAGATAACATGTGCAAATGAGGAGATTCTTAGGGACTCTGGTATATTCTTTGCTGGTGATGTAATCAGTCCAAGGAACATAGGAACGGCAATACTTGAAGGAAGGAGGGTTGCAAGGGCTATAGAGGAGTGGCTGATGACTCACGCTCCGAGAAGATTGTTGCCTCCAACACTTGCGGGGAGATTAATAGCTGAAGTCATTGAGGGGAAATGCTAA